The following proteins are encoded in a genomic region of Montipora foliosa isolate CH-2021 chromosome 10, ASM3666993v2, whole genome shotgun sequence:
- the LOC137972786 gene encoding probable ATP-dependent DNA helicase RecS: MDSAAKESILRDRLSERLGGLILKEEQKLAVEALMSGKDVLAVLPTGFGKSVIYQSFVLAKDTSSIVVIVPLRSIIDDQLQSNDFGLKAVAFDKIPELMKDIAANKFQVIFASSEQALSKEFRDLLKDKSSEFRKTK; the protein is encoded by the coding sequence ATGGATTCGGCGGCCAAAGAAAGTATTTTACGTGACCGTTTATCTGAGCGTCTTGGCGGTCTGATTTTAAAGGAAGAACAGAAGCTTGCTGTTGAAGCACTTATGTCAGGAAAAGATGTTTTAGCGGTATTACCGACTGGCTTCGGTAAATCTGTCATTTACCAAAGCTTCGTTCTCGCGAAAGATACCTCTTCCATCGTTGTTATTGTTCCTCTTCGAAGTATCATCGATGATCAACTACAGTCAAATGATTTTGGCCTGAAAGCAGTTGCTTTCGATAAGATACCAGAGTTGATGAAAGACATTGCTGCCAACAAATTTCAAGTGATTTTTGCTTCTTCGGAACAAGCGCTTTCCAAAGAATTTAGAGATTTGCTGAAGGACAAATCGTCGGAAttcaggaaaacaaaatga